The following proteins come from a genomic window of Pseudomonas putida:
- a CDS encoding molecular chaperone, whose amino-acid sequence MLNKQRLKMHRFTFHLSPLLFVALMLPWFAQAGPQLDVGTLYDYLEPGKGTYAKRIYNRGDSTAFVKVSVLELVYDGQAEPREVDIDELPFDQRSVVASPARMIIPARGMQAVRLLYRGERNQERYYRLRFVPVVPEQDDSFALDKTELDAYRKELSAGVQFLAGYGTILITKPAATQYQTSIEQAGGKWTVRNEGNATVLLDNVQVCVLNEEECEPPAKHHLRPGRKREFVEKPGVEYRFELVEGDARKAMSFKAE is encoded by the coding sequence ATGTTGAATAAACAGAGGTTGAAGATGCACAGGTTCACATTTCACTTGTCACCCTTGTTGTTCGTTGCGCTGATGCTGCCGTGGTTTGCCCAGGCCGGGCCACAGCTGGATGTCGGCACGCTCTATGACTACCTCGAACCAGGCAAGGGCACCTATGCCAAACGCATCTACAACCGGGGGGACAGTACCGCCTTCGTCAAAGTCAGCGTGCTGGAGTTGGTCTACGACGGTCAGGCAGAACCCCGTGAGGTGGACATCGATGAGCTGCCCTTCGACCAGCGCAGCGTTGTTGCCAGCCCAGCGCGGATGATCATCCCTGCACGCGGTATGCAGGCCGTGCGGTTGCTGTATCGCGGTGAACGGAACCAGGAGCGTTACTACCGGCTGCGCTTCGTCCCGGTGGTGCCGGAACAGGATGACAGCTTCGCACTGGATAAAACGGAGCTTGACGCTTACCGCAAAGAACTCAGTGCCGGTGTGCAGTTTCTGGCCGGCTACGGCACCATTTTGATTACCAAGCCTGCTGCCACGCAGTATCAGACCTCGATCGAGCAAGCCGGTGGGAAATGGACCGTGCGCAACGAGGGCAATGCGACGGTGCTGCTCGACAACGTCCAGGTCTGTGTGCTGAACGAGGAGGAGTGTGAGCCTCCGGCCAAGCACCATCTTCGCCCCGGGCGTAAGCGCGAGTTCGTCGAGAAGCCCGGTGTCGAATACCGCTTCGAGCTGGTGGAAGGCGATGCACGCAAAGCTATGAGCTTCAAGGCCGAGTGA
- a CDS encoding sodium/solute symporter (Members of the Solute:Sodium Symporter (SSS), TC 2.A.21 as described in tcdb.org, catalyze solute:Na+ symport. Known solutes for members of the family include sugars, amino acids, nucleosides, inositols, vitamins, urea or anions, depending on the system.), producing the protein MIRSVKALAVLACGAFAPAVWAADALTGEVQKQPLNVSAIAMFVTFVAFTLGITYWASKRNKSASDYYAAGGKITGFQNGLAIAGDYMSAASFLGISALVFTSGYDGLIYSIGFLVGWPIILFLIAERLRNLGKYTFADVASYRLGQKEIRTLSASGSLVVVAFYLIAQMVGAGKLIELLFGLDYHVAVVMVGILMCLYVLFGGMLATTWVQIIKAVLLLSGASFMALMVMKHVGFDFNTLFTEAIKVHAKGEAIMSPGGLVKDPISAFSLGLALMFGTAGLPHILMRFFTVSDAKEARKSVLYATGFIGYFYILTFIIGFGAILLVSTNPEFKDAAGALLGGNNMAAVHLANAVGGSVFLGFISAVAFATILAVVAGLTLAGASAVSHDLYASVWRKGKANDKDEIRVSKITTVALGVLAIGLGILFEKQNIAFMVGLAFSIAASCNFPVLLLSMYWKKLTTRGAMIGGWLGLVSAVTLMILGPTIWVQILGHEKPIYPYEYPALFSMAIAFVSIWFFSVTDKSKAAEDERALFFPQFVRSQTGLGASGAVSH; encoded by the coding sequence ATGATTCGCTCTGTCAAAGCTCTGGCCGTACTGGCCTGCGGAGCCTTTGCACCCGCCGTGTGGGCCGCAGATGCCCTGACCGGCGAGGTGCAGAAACAACCGCTGAACGTTTCCGCCATTGCCATGTTCGTGACCTTCGTCGCCTTCACGCTCGGCATCACCTACTGGGCCTCCAAGCGCAACAAGTCGGCATCGGACTACTATGCTGCCGGCGGCAAGATCACCGGCTTCCAGAACGGTTTGGCGATCGCTGGCGACTACATGTCAGCCGCCTCGTTCCTGGGTATTTCCGCGCTGGTGTTCACCTCGGGTTATGACGGCCTGATCTACTCGATCGGTTTTCTGGTCGGCTGGCCGATCATTCTTTTCCTGATTGCTGAACGCCTGCGCAACCTGGGCAAGTACACCTTTGCCGACGTGGCCTCGTACCGCCTCGGGCAAAAGGAAATCCGCACCCTGTCGGCCTCCGGTTCGCTGGTGGTGGTGGCGTTCTACCTGATCGCGCAAATGGTCGGCGCCGGCAAGCTGATCGAGTTGCTGTTCGGCCTGGACTACCATGTAGCGGTGGTCATGGTGGGTATCCTGATGTGCCTGTACGTGCTGTTCGGTGGCATGCTGGCCACTACGTGGGTACAGATCATCAAGGCTGTGCTGCTGCTGTCCGGTGCCAGTTTCATGGCGCTGATGGTCATGAAGCACGTGGGCTTTGACTTCAACACGCTGTTCACCGAAGCGATCAAGGTACACGCCAAGGGTGAGGCGATCATGAGCCCCGGCGGCCTGGTCAAGGACCCGATCTCGGCATTCTCCCTGGGCCTGGCACTGATGTTCGGTACTGCCGGCCTGCCGCACATCCTGATGCGCTTCTTCACCGTCAGTGATGCCAAGGAAGCGCGCAAGAGCGTGCTGTACGCCACCGGCTTCATCGGCTACTTCTACATCCTCACCTTCATCATTGGCTTTGGTGCGATCCTGCTGGTCAGCACCAACCCGGAATTCAAGGACGCCGCAGGCGCTCTGCTGGGTGGCAACAACATGGCCGCGGTGCACCTGGCCAATGCGGTGGGTGGCAGTGTGTTCCTCGGCTTCATCTCGGCGGTGGCCTTTGCCACCATCCTGGCGGTGGTGGCTGGCCTGACCCTGGCCGGTGCCTCGGCGGTGTCCCACGACCTGTATGCCAGCGTCTGGCGCAAGGGCAAAGCCAACGACAAGGACGAGATCCGCGTATCGAAGATCACCACTGTCGCCCTGGGTGTGCTGGCGATTGGCCTGGGAATTCTGTTCGAGAAACAGAACATCGCCTTCATGGTCGGCCTGGCGTTCTCCATTGCCGCCAGCTGCAACTTCCCGGTACTGCTGCTTTCGATGTACTGGAAGAAGCTGACCACCCGCGGCGCCATGATCGGCGGCTGGCTGGGCCTGGTGAGTGCGGTGACGCTGATGATCCTTGGCCCGACCATCTGGGTACAGATTCTCGGCCACGAGAAGCCCATCTACCCGTACGAGTACCCGGCGCTGTTCTCGATGGCCATTGCCTTCGTCAGCATCTGGTTCTTCTCGGTCACCGACAAGTCCAAGGCAGCTGAGGATGAGCGCGCGCTGTTCTTCCCGCAGTTCGTGCGTTCGCAGACTGGCCTGGGTGCCAGCGGGGCGGTCTCGCACTAA
- a CDS encoding DUF485 domain-containing protein, which yields MNDSIYLSIQNSPRFKELVTKRERFAWILSAIMLGLYCAFILLIAYGPHVLGTKLSPESSITWGIPLGVGLIVSAFVLTAIYVRRANGEFDELNKEILKEAQQ from the coding sequence ATGAACGACAGCATTTACCTCTCGATACAAAACAGCCCCCGTTTCAAGGAGCTGGTCACCAAACGCGAACGGTTCGCCTGGATTCTCTCGGCGATCATGCTCGGCCTTTACTGCGCCTTCATCCTCCTGATCGCCTACGGTCCTCATGTGCTGGGCACGAAGCTCAGTCCTGAGTCATCGATTACCTGGGGCATTCCCCTGGGCGTCGGCCTGATCGTCTCGGCATTCGTCCTGACCGCCATCTACGTGCGCCGCGCCAACGGCGAGTTCGATGAGCTGAACAAGGAAATCCTGAAGGAGGCGCAACAATGA
- a CDS encoding glycine/betaine ABC transporter substrate-binding protein: MATLKKMRRLLGVGTALVMAMSAAQAMAKEVSIGYVDGWADSVATTNVAAEVIKQKLGYDVKLQAVATGIMWQGVATGKLDAMLSAWLPVTHGEYWAKNKDNVVDYGPNFKDAKIGLIVPEYVKAVSIADLKTDNSFKDRIVGIDAGSGVMLKTDQAIKDYGLTSYKLQASSGAAMTAELGRAYAKHQSIAVTGWVPHWMFAKWKLKFLEDPKGVYGASETVNSIGSKELATKAPEVAEFLKKFNWQSKDEIGEVMLAIQEGAKPDAAAKDWVAKHPDRVKEWTGK; this comes from the coding sequence ATGGCAACTTTGAAGAAAATGCGACGTTTACTGGGTGTGGGCACCGCCCTGGTAATGGCCATGAGCGCTGCACAGGCTATGGCCAAAGAAGTAAGCATTGGTTACGTGGATGGTTGGGCCGACAGCGTGGCGACCACCAACGTGGCTGCCGAAGTAATCAAGCAAAAACTCGGCTACGACGTGAAGTTGCAGGCCGTTGCCACGGGGATCATGTGGCAGGGTGTGGCAACTGGCAAGCTCGATGCCATGTTGTCGGCCTGGTTGCCGGTGACCCATGGCGAGTACTGGGCCAAGAACAAGGACAACGTGGTCGACTACGGCCCGAACTTCAAGGACGCCAAGATCGGCCTGATCGTCCCCGAGTACGTCAAGGCAGTGAGCATCGCCGACCTCAAGACCGATAACAGCTTCAAGGACAGGATCGTCGGCATTGATGCAGGCTCCGGTGTGATGCTCAAGACCGACCAGGCAATCAAGGACTATGGCCTGACGAGTTACAAGTTGCAGGCCAGCTCGGGCGCTGCGATGACTGCGGAGCTGGGCCGTGCCTATGCCAAGCACCAGTCGATTGCGGTGACCGGTTGGGTTCCGCACTGGATGTTCGCCAAGTGGAAGCTGAAGTTCCTCGAAGATCCGAAAGGCGTATATGGCGCGTCGGAAACCGTTAACAGCATCGGCAGCAAGGAACTGGCAACCAAGGCACCGGAAGTGGCGGAGTTCCTGAAGAAGTTCAACTGGCAGTCCAAGGACGAGATTGGCGAGGTGATGCTGGCGATTCAGGAAGGGGCCAAGCCTGACGCAGCAGCCAAGGACTGGGTAGCCAAGCACCCTGATCGTGTGAAGGAGTGGACTGGCAAGTAA
- a CDS encoding beta (1-6) glucans synthase, with protein MDRPMPSCSRLLLPLYLLACLLALFGLGGLWYGLGKPVHLPDAASPAHKLQCASYTPFDKDQSPYDQPFRLRPARMDADLALLAERFQCIRTYSMSGLEAIPALARKHGLKVMLGAWVNAHPADTEKEINLLIAAANANPDVVSAVIVGNETLLRKEVTGAHLAKLIGRVKSQVKVPVTYADVWEFWLQHPQVAPAVDFLTIHLLPYWEDDPRGIDEALAHVADVRRVFGTRFAPKDILIGETGWPSEGRQRETAVPSRVNEARFIRGFVAMAERNGWHYNLIEAFDQPWKRVNEGAVGGYWGLYDADRQDKGVLEGPVSNLHDWPRWLLASAVLMVIMLVLAGRPATPMAALLLPLLAAFGAACLGLWGELMRTHARFAGEWLWALMLAGLNLLVLAHALLALARRAGWRERLFARLQVQAGWLLVAAGFAAAVSMLALVFDPRYRSFPSAALALPALVYVLWPVRARRPEVALLAFIVGAGVAPQLFVEGLENQQAWSWAVVSVLMTAALWRSLRLRQA; from the coding sequence ATGGACCGCCCGATGCCCAGTTGTAGCCGCCTGTTGTTACCGTTGTACCTGCTTGCCTGCCTGCTGGCCCTGTTCGGGCTGGGGGGGCTCTGGTACGGGCTGGGCAAGCCAGTGCACCTGCCCGATGCGGCCAGCCCTGCACACAAGCTGCAGTGCGCCTCGTACACACCTTTTGACAAAGACCAATCGCCTTACGACCAGCCGTTTCGCCTGCGCCCGGCGCGGATGGACGCCGACCTGGCGTTACTGGCCGAGCGGTTTCAGTGCATCCGTACCTATTCCATGAGCGGTCTTGAGGCAATCCCGGCGCTGGCACGCAAGCACGGTCTGAAGGTGATGCTGGGCGCCTGGGTGAATGCCCACCCGGCCGACACCGAGAAGGAAATCAACCTGCTGATCGCCGCTGCCAACGCCAACCCTGACGTGGTCAGCGCAGTGATCGTCGGCAATGAGACACTGTTGCGCAAGGAGGTGACCGGTGCCCACCTGGCCAAGCTGATCGGGCGGGTGAAGAGCCAGGTCAAGGTACCGGTAACCTACGCCGATGTCTGGGAGTTCTGGCTGCAGCACCCGCAGGTGGCCCCGGCAGTGGACTTCCTGACCATCCATTTGCTGCCCTACTGGGAGGACGACCCGCGTGGCATCGACGAGGCCTTGGCCCACGTCGCCGACGTGCGCCGGGTATTCGGCACACGCTTCGCGCCCAAGGACATACTGATTGGCGAAACCGGCTGGCCCAGCGAAGGCCGCCAACGCGAAACTGCGGTACCCAGCCGGGTCAATGAAGCGCGCTTCATCCGCGGCTTTGTGGCCATGGCCGAGCGCAATGGCTGGCACTACAACCTGATCGAAGCCTTCGATCAGCCATGGAAACGCGTCAATGAGGGCGCGGTGGGCGGCTACTGGGGGTTATACGACGCGGACCGGCAGGACAAGGGTGTGCTCGAAGGGCCAGTGAGCAATCTGCATGACTGGCCGCGGTGGCTGCTGGCCAGTGCCGTGCTGATGGTGATCATGCTGGTGCTGGCCGGGCGCCCCGCTACACCGATGGCGGCCTTGCTGCTGCCATTGCTGGCGGCGTTTGGCGCCGCTTGCCTGGGCCTGTGGGGCGAGTTGATGCGTACCCACGCGCGCTTTGCCGGGGAGTGGTTATGGGCACTGATGCTGGCCGGGCTGAACCTGCTGGTGCTGGCCCATGCGTTGTTGGCGCTGGCACGGCGAGCCGGCTGGCGTGAGCGCTTGTTCGCCCGGCTGCAGGTGCAAGCTGGCTGGCTGTTGGTGGCGGCGGGCTTTGCGGCGGCGGTGAGCATGTTGGCACTGGTGTTCGACCCACGCTACCGCAGTTTCCCCAGCGCAGCGCTGGCGTTGCCGGCGCTGGTGTATGTGTTGTGGCCGGTGCGGGCGCGGAGGCCGGAGGTGGCGTTGCTGGCTTTCATCGTCGGGGCCGGGGTGGCGCCGCAGTTGTTCGTGGAAGGGCTGGAGAACCAACAGGCCTGGAGCTGGGCTGTGGTGAGTGTGCTGATGACAGCGGCGTTGTGGCGGAGTTTGCGGTTACGCCAGGCTTGA
- a CDS encoding serine/threonine protein kinase — MLRSLRLAALLGSLLMAVAASARDIDAASYGYPLTNPFEATIATTPPDKRPDLPNDDEINQSDYSLNLRPEREFTLPDNFWAVKKLKYRLARQDREAPLIFIIAGTGAPYSSSINEYLKKLFYKAGFHVVQLSSPTSYDFMSAASRFATPGISQEDAEDMYRVMQAVRAQHPRLPVSDFYLTGYSLGALDAAFVSHLDETRRSFNFKRVLLLNPPVNLYTSINNLDKLVQTQVKGIDRSTTFYELMLEKLTRYFQDKGYIDLNDALLYDFQQSRQHLSNEQMAMLIGTSFRFSAADIAFTSDLINRRGLIIPPKFPITEGSSLTPFFKRALQCDFDCYMTEQVIPMWRARTDGNSILQLVNQVSLYALEDYLRSSDKIAVMHNADDVILGPGDIGFLRKVFGDRLTLYPHGGHCGNLNYRVNSDAMLEFFRG, encoded by the coding sequence ATGCTTCGATCTTTGCGCCTCGCTGCCCTGCTCGGCAGCCTGCTCATGGCTGTGGCCGCTTCAGCGCGGGATATCGACGCTGCCAGCTATGGCTACCCTTTGACCAACCCGTTCGAGGCGACCATCGCCACCACGCCGCCGGACAAGCGCCCTGACTTGCCAAACGACGATGAAATCAATCAGTCCGACTACAGCCTGAACTTGCGCCCGGAACGTGAGTTCACCTTGCCCGACAACTTCTGGGCCGTGAAGAAGCTCAAGTACCGCCTGGCTCGACAGGATCGCGAAGCGCCGCTGATCTTCATCATCGCCGGCACCGGCGCGCCCTACAGCAGCAGCATCAATGAATACCTGAAAAAGCTGTTCTACAAGGCGGGTTTCCACGTGGTGCAACTGTCATCGCCCACCAGCTATGACTTCATGAGTGCAGCCTCACGCTTTGCTACCCCCGGCATCAGCCAGGAAGACGCCGAAGACATGTACCGGGTGATGCAGGCCGTGCGCGCCCAGCATCCACGCCTGCCGGTCAGTGATTTCTACCTCACCGGTTACAGCCTGGGTGCGCTCGACGCCGCCTTCGTCAGCCACCTGGACGAAACCCGCCGCAGCTTCAACTTCAAGCGTGTGCTGCTGCTCAACCCACCGGTCAACCTCTACACCTCGATCAACAACCTCGACAAACTGGTGCAAACCCAGGTCAAGGGCATCGACCGTAGCACCACGTTCTACGAGCTGATGCTGGAAAAGCTCACCCGTTACTTCCAGGACAAGGGCTACATCGACCTGAACGACGCCCTGCTGTACGACTTCCAGCAGTCGCGCCAGCACCTGTCCAACGAACAGATGGCCATGCTGATCGGTACCTCGTTCCGCTTCTCGGCAGCAGACATCGCTTTTACCTCCGACCTGATCAACCGCCGCGGCCTGATCATTCCGCCGAAGTTCCCGATCACCGAAGGCAGCAGCCTCACGCCGTTCTTCAAGCGCGCCCTGCAGTGCGACTTCGACTGCTACATGACCGAACAGGTGATTCCGATGTGGCGCGCCCGCACAGACGGCAACAGCATCCTGCAGTTGGTCAACCAGGTAAGCCTGTATGCGCTGGAAGACTACCTGCGCAGCAGTGACAAGATCGCCGTGATGCACAACGCCGATGACGTCATTCTCGGCCCGGGCGACATTGGCTTTTTACGCAAGGTGTTCGGTGACCGACTGACCCTTTACCCCCATGGCGGCCATTGCGGCAACCTCAACTATCGCGTCAACAGTGACGCCATGCTGGAGTTCTTCCGTGGTTAA
- a CDS encoding VacJ family lipoprotein, whose amino-acid sequence MVNKLLFATALLAAGHTLAAETAPRASVVEADPQVVGTAPLVPEADGFLDPLRELKFNPGLDQREFERSTLAALNVYDPLESINRRIYHFNYRLDQWVLLPLVNGYQYVTPSFVRTGVSNFFNNLGDVPNLFNSVLQLKAKRSAEITARLMFNTIIGVGGLWDPATSMGLPRQSEDFGQTLGFYGVPEGPYLMLPVLGPSNLRDTTGIVVDYAGEQAVNYLNVAEVSSDHPEIFALRVVDKRYTTKFRYGQLNSPFEYEKVRYVYTQARKLQIAE is encoded by the coding sequence GTGGTTAACAAACTCCTCTTCGCCACTGCCTTGCTTGCCGCTGGTCACACCCTGGCCGCCGAAACCGCACCGCGAGCCAGCGTGGTCGAGGCCGACCCGCAGGTGGTCGGTACCGCGCCCCTGGTGCCTGAAGCTGATGGCTTCCTCGACCCGCTGCGTGAGCTGAAATTCAACCCTGGGCTGGATCAGCGCGAGTTCGAGCGCTCAACCTTGGCGGCGCTTAACGTGTACGACCCGCTGGAGTCGATCAACCGGCGCATCTATCACTTCAACTACCGACTGGACCAATGGGTGCTGCTGCCGCTGGTGAATGGCTACCAGTATGTCACCCCAAGCTTCGTGCGCACGGGGGTGAGCAACTTCTTCAACAACCTTGGCGATGTGCCGAACCTGTTCAACAGCGTGTTGCAGCTCAAAGCCAAGCGCTCGGCAGAAATCACTGCGCGACTGATGTTCAACACCATTATCGGCGTGGGTGGGCTGTGGGACCCGGCGACCAGCATGGGCCTGCCGCGCCAGAGTGAGGACTTTGGCCAGACCCTGGGCTTCTATGGCGTACCAGAGGGGCCCTACCTGATGCTGCCGGTGCTAGGGCCATCGAACCTGCGCGATACCACCGGGATTGTGGTGGACTATGCGGGAGAGCAGGCAGTCAACTACCTGAACGTGGCTGAAGTCAGCAGCGACCACCCGGAAATCTTCGCCCTGCGCGTGGTGGACAAGCGCTATACGACCAAATTCCGCTATGGCCAGCTCAACTCGCCGTTCGAGTATGAAAAGGTGCGGTATGTATATACCCAGGCGCGCAAGTTGCAGATAGCCGAGTAA
- a CDS encoding patatin-like phospholipase family protein, with protein sequence MAPPPVTGLILSGGGARAAYQVGVLAGIAELLPAGAHNPFPVIVGTSAGAINAVTLASGAVHFNDAVQRLTAFWQNFRSHLVIRSDWPGVVRQASRFVGHNLLGLGGQAPVALLDSSPLRSLLQTHLNLDGIGHALAAEQLRAVAVTAFGYESGQAVTFYQGRGTIEAWLRHRRIGVPAPLTIDHLLASAAIPLLFAPVQLGGEYYGDGAVRQSAPISPALHLGASRVLVVGVSGNPQRPAPPVPPQRVFSGQQPSLAQIGGHMLNSTFIDSLEDDIELLQRLNHLSGLLPAHLDARRLGLAPIDVLVVAPSQPLDEIAARHRRELPAALRLFLRGPGATRTSGAGVLSYLLFEASYCSELIELGRRDALAKKRELCEFLAI encoded by the coding sequence ATGGCTCCCCCCCCGGTAACCGGTCTCATCCTTTCTGGCGGCGGCGCCCGCGCCGCCTACCAGGTCGGCGTGCTGGCGGGCATCGCCGAGTTGCTGCCCGCCGGCGCGCACAACCCGTTCCCGGTCATTGTTGGCACCTCCGCCGGGGCCATCAACGCTGTCACCCTGGCCAGTGGTGCGGTGCACTTCAACGACGCCGTGCAGCGGCTCACTGCCTTCTGGCAGAATTTCCGCAGCCATCTGGTCATCCGCAGCGACTGGCCCGGGGTCGTGCGCCAGGCCAGCCGTTTCGTCGGCCACAACCTGCTGGGGCTGGGTGGCCAGGCCCCTGTGGCGTTGCTCGACAGCAGTCCGTTGCGCAGCCTGCTGCAAACGCACCTGAACCTGGATGGTATCGGCCACGCCTTGGCCGCCGAGCAACTGCGCGCCGTGGCGGTGACCGCCTTTGGCTACGAGTCTGGCCAGGCGGTGACCTTCTACCAGGGCCGCGGCACCATCGAGGCCTGGCTGCGTCACCGGCGTATTGGTGTACCCGCACCGCTGACCATCGACCACCTGCTGGCCAGCGCGGCGATTCCGCTGCTGTTCGCCCCGGTGCAACTGGGCGGTGAATATTATGGCGACGGTGCAGTGCGCCAGTCGGCGCCGATCAGCCCGGCCTTGCATCTGGGCGCCAGCCGGGTGCTGGTGGTCGGGGTCAGCGGAAACCCGCAGCGGCCAGCGCCACCGGTGCCGCCCCAACGTGTGTTCAGCGGGCAGCAACCGAGCCTGGCGCAGATCGGCGGGCACATGCTCAACAGTACATTCATCGACAGCCTGGAAGACGATATCGAACTGCTGCAGCGCCTCAACCACTTGAGCGGGCTATTGCCGGCGCACCTTGATGCCCGGCGCCTGGGGTTGGCACCGATCGATGTTCTGGTGGTGGCGCCCAGCCAGCCGCTGGATGAGATTGCCGCTCGGCACCGCCGTGAGTTGCCGGCGGCGTTGCGCCTGTTTTTACGTGGGCCAGGGGCGACGCGCACCAGCGGGGCGGGGGTGTTGAGCTATTTGCTGTTCGAGGCCAGCTATTGCAGTGAACTGATCGAACTGGGGCGGCGCGATGCCCTGGCCAAGAAGCGCGAGCTTTGTGAATTCCTGGCGATTTGA
- a CDS encoding lipid A biosynthesis lauroyl acyltransferase — MERPRFRPYYLHPKFWGLWLGLGLLWLVVQLPYRVLLKIGAALGAVMYHFAGERRRIAARNLELCFPELSVDERQRLLKANFASTGIAFFEMAMSWWWPKARLARLAHIEGLEHLQAAQQAGQGAILMAVHFTTLEIGAALLGQQHTIDGMYREHGNALFDFIQRSGRERHNLDSLAVEREDVRGMLKLLRSGRAIWYAPDQDYGAKQSIFVPLFGIPAATVTATTKFARLGKAQVIPFTQKRLEDGSGYRLVIHPPLADFPGESEEADCLRINQWVESVLRECPEQYLWAHRRFKSRPEGLPRLYDKKKR, encoded by the coding sequence ATGGAACGCCCGCGTTTTCGTCCCTATTACCTTCACCCCAAGTTCTGGGGCCTGTGGCTGGGCCTGGGCCTGCTGTGGCTGGTAGTCCAGTTGCCGTACCGGGTGCTGCTGAAAATCGGTGCCGCGCTGGGCGCTGTCATGTATCACTTTGCCGGTGAACGTCGGCGCATTGCCGCGCGCAACCTGGAACTGTGCTTCCCGGAGCTGTCGGTCGACGAACGGCAGCGTTTGCTCAAGGCCAACTTTGCCTCAACCGGCATCGCCTTCTTCGAAATGGCCATGAGCTGGTGGTGGCCCAAGGCCAGGTTGGCGCGCCTGGCCCATATCGAGGGCCTTGAGCACCTGCAAGCCGCCCAGCAGGCGGGGCAGGGCGCGATCCTCATGGCGGTGCACTTCACGACCCTGGAAATCGGCGCCGCGCTGCTCGGCCAGCAGCACACCATCGACGGCATGTACCGCGAACATGGCAATGCGCTGTTCGATTTCATCCAGCGCAGCGGCCGCGAGCGGCACAACCTCGACTCGCTGGCGGTGGAGCGTGAAGACGTGCGCGGCATGCTCAAGCTGCTGCGTTCGGGCCGGGCGATCTGGTACGCACCGGACCAGGACTATGGCGCCAAGCAAAGTATCTTCGTGCCACTGTTCGGCATCCCGGCAGCGACGGTAACGGCCACTACCAAGTTCGCCCGGTTGGGGAAGGCGCAGGTGATTCCGTTCACCCAGAAGCGCCTGGAGGATGGTAGCGGCTATCGGCTGGTCATCCACCCGCCGCTGGCGGATTTCCCCGGGGAAAGCGAAGAGGCCGATTGCCTGCGCATCAACCAGTGGGTCGAGAGCGTATTGCGCGAGTGCCCCGAGCAGTACCTGTGGGCGCACCGCCGTTTCAAGTCGCGGCCCGAAGGGTTGCCGCGGCTGTATGACAAGAAAAAGCGCTGA
- the minC gene encoding septum site-determining protein MinC: MQTMSPNHTPDTASVFQLKGSMLAITVLELARNDLEALDRQLAAKVAQAPNFFSNTPLVLALDKLPADEGAVDLPGLMRICRHHGLRTLAIRANRIEDIAAAIAIDLPVLPPSGARERPLEPEPEVVKKPEPAPAPPPPPEPEVRPTRIITSPVRGGQQIYAQGGDLIVTASVSPGAELLADGNIHVYGAMRGRALAGIKGNTKARIFCQQMTAEMVSIAGQYKVCEDLRRDPLWGTSVQVSLSGDVLNITRL, encoded by the coding sequence ATGCAGACCATGAGCCCAAACCACACACCCGACACCGCCTCCGTGTTCCAGCTCAAGGGCAGCATGCTCGCCATTACGGTACTGGAACTGGCACGCAATGACCTTGAAGCCCTCGACCGCCAGTTGGCGGCCAAAGTCGCCCAGGCCCCGAACTTCTTCAGCAATACACCGCTGGTGCTGGCGCTGGACAAGCTGCCGGCCGACGAAGGGGCGGTCGACCTGCCCGGCTTGATGCGAATCTGCCGCCACCACGGCCTGCGTACCTTGGCCATCCGCGCCAACCGCATCGAGGACATCGCCGCCGCCATCGCCATCGACCTGCCGGTGCTGCCGCCGTCAGGGGCCCGCGAACGGCCGCTGGAGCCAGAGCCCGAGGTGGTCAAAAAGCCCGAACCGGCCCCGGCGCCACCACCGCCCCCCGAACCCGAGGTGCGCCCGACCCGCATCATTACTTCGCCAGTACGCGGTGGCCAACAGATCTATGCTCAGGGGGGAGACCTGATTGTTACCGCCTCGGTCAGCCCAGGTGCGGAACTTCTGGCCGATGGCAACATCCATGTGTACGGCGCCATGCGCGGCCGCGCCCTGGCCGGCATCAAAGGCAACACCAAGGCGCGTATCTTCTGCCAGCAGATGACCGCCGAAATGGTCTCGATCGCTGGCCAGTACAAGGTCTGCGAAGACCTGCGCCGGGATCCACTGTGGGGTACCAGCGTGCAAGTCAGCCTGTCTGGTGACGTGTTGAACATCACCCGTCTTTAA